CTTTAGTTTGGGTGGTGCTGATGTGGTGCGTCGTGCTATGGGTAAAAAAGATCCTCAAAAAATGAAGCAACTCAAAAGCGAATTTGCTGATGGAGCGCAAAAGCAAGGCTATGATCGCAGCAAAGCTGAGGATTTATGGGAACTTATCGTTAAATTTGCGGGCTATGGTTTTAACAAATCCCACTCAGCAGCCTATGCTCTCATAGCCTTTCAAACAGCGTATTTAAAGACTTATTATCCAAGTGAATTTATGGCTGCTTTACTTACTAGCGAACAAAACAAGGTGGAAAAGGTCGCTCAGTATATAGAAGAAATGAAAAGAATGAAAATTAAGCTTTTACCGCCAAATATCAACAAAGCTATGGGCGAATTTAGTGCTATGAAGCTTAAAAATGGGGAAGAGGCTATTTTATATGGACTTGGAGCGATTAAAAGTGTGGGAATGCCTGCTATTGCAAATCTTATCAGCGTAAGACCTGAAGGAGGTTTTAAGGATATTGATGATTTTATGGGTAGGATTGATCCTGCTAAAATCAATAAAAGAACCATGGAAAGCCTTATCAAAGTTGGAGCTTTTGATGAATATGGCTTAAGTAGAAAATGCTTGATTGATAATCTTCCCTTACTTTGCGAAAGTTCAAGAAAGGTCGCTGAAGTTAAAAGAAATGCTGAAAATTCTTTATTTGGAGTAGAAGAGGTTGCTGGAGATATAAAAACTGCTATTAAGATCACAAAAGAAGAATATGATAGCTTAGAAAAACTCTCTTATGAAAAAGAAATTTTAGGGATTTATCTTTCTGCTCACCCACTTGATGAGTATCTTGAAGATATCGAAAAGATTAATTATAAAAAAAGTATAGAATTTGAAGATTTGAAACCAGGAGGAGGACGGATCGTTAGTGTTGGTAAAATAGAGGATTTTAAGGCAATGATGAGTAAAAATGGCAAACGATATGCAAAAATGCAAATCATGGATCTTTACTCTTCTTTTGATGTTGTGGCTTTTGAAAGCAGTGTCAATCAGCTTGAAGAAATTTTTAATGATGCCCAAAAGAAAAATAGCCCCTTTGCTTTCGAGCTTCATTATACAAAATTAGATGGCGATTTTTCTCTGAGAGTGATAAAAGTGATGAATTTAGAAGAGGCTAAGGAAAAAAATCTTAATGCTCATAAAACATTTAAGAATTTTGGCTCAAACAAGCAAGAAGATTACACAAAACAAGCAAGTGCTTTTGAAGAAGAGATTATCGAGCTTGATCTAAGCAAGCTTAATAGGGAAGTTATTTATGAAATTTATGAGCTAGCAAGCTCATCTCATGATCCAAGCAACCAAAAGAACAAAAAACTTGTTTTAAGGGTTCTTACTTTGGGATCTTGTTTGCTTTATCATACGGATTTTATCATTTCTAAGGAGCAAAGTGATCAGATAAAAGAAAAATTTGCTATTTGATAGGATTTTGATGAGAAAGATAAATTATAAAGATATACTTAATCTAAGAAAAACAGCAAGTGATCCAAAAAGACTTATCATGCTTTTACTTGCTGTGGTTTTTGCCTTTTTGCTTAATTCTTTTGTTTTAGATGATAATATTATAAAAGGCAAGGTTGTTCGTGTGATAGATGGCGATACCATAGAACTTTTAGACTTTGCCAATGAAAAATATAGGATACGATTTTTTGGTATAGACGCTCCTGAGTCCAAGCAGGATTTTGGAAATAAATCCAAAGACTATCTTGCTTCTTTGATCGCGGGAAAAGAGGTTCAAGTCATCAAAAAAAGCAAGGATAAATACGGCAGGATAGTTGGTATAGTCGAATTTAACGGACAAGACATTAACAAAGCTATGGTTGCTAATGGCTATGCTTGGGCGTATAGTTATTATACTGATGCTTATGTACAAGATCAAAAAAATGCCAAAAGCTCAAAACTTGGACTTTGGAAAAGCAAGAATCCTATAGAGCCATATGAGTGGAGAAAACACAATCGCAAGGAAAAAGAATGAAAAAGATCATTTTTACTTTACTAATAGCACTAGGTTTTAACGCCTGTTTTGTAAATGAAAGAGGTATATCAAATAGATTTTATGATGATTGTAAGCCTTATTATGATGCAAGTGGGACCTATCATGAGGACTGCCCTAAAAACTGGATAGATCTTCCTCTAGCTCCTAAGTAGCAAGATTTTTGAGCATAGCTTGAGCCATAGCTGCTTCCATATTTGGCTTTTGCTCTTCTTTTTCTTCTTCTTGAGGTTTAGTGTTGGTTGAAGGTGGTCGTTTGAGCCTAAAGATATGATCATCAGTAACTACTATTTGTATGCTTGATTCAAAAATTTTGATTTCATTGACATGACCTACTACCTTAACTTCTCTTTTTTTAGAATTTTCATCAAACAAGGCTTGTGCTTCGAGGATTAAAATATCTCCTAATTTTAAAGGAGAATAAAAATTATTCTTTGAACCTATAAGCATAGAATATTCTTTATTTACAGCAGCTTGCGCGACATAGCTTGCAGCACAAAAAATAAAAGAATCATGTATCAAGCCAAGTTCATCAGAAACCATTTCATTTGAGGTGATTAAAACGCTTTTTGCGTGATTTTTAGAAAGTTCGATAATAGTTCCTGTTAAAGAAGTATCAACCTCTGGGCAGGTTAAAAGCTCAGCCTTAATGCGGGCGGCATCTTCTTGGCTGATAAATTGCTCAAGCTGGGCATATTCGTCAAAAGAAATACTTTTCATTATTAAGCCTTTAATTTAACATAAATTCGCTTTGGTGCTTCATAGCCCTCGCAAGTGAAATTTTTATCCTTAGTATCAAGAAAATCCTCTAAGGAAAATCCCTCGCTAAAGGCTGTTTTTCTTTGCTCAAAACTATCAGTTTGCTTAAGAGCTAAAATTTCAAATTCTTTAAATCCTGCTCTTTCACACCAATTTCTTAAACCTAGTATCGACGGAATGAAAAAAATATTTGATATTTTTGAGTAAGTTTTTCGAGGAATTAAGGCAATTTCTCTTTCATCTTCTATATACATGGTATCTAAAAAGACTATGCCACCTTTATTTAAACTCATTTTTAAATTTTTTAACATTTTTATAGGATCACTTCTGTGATAAAGCACACCAAGACAAAAAATCACATCAAATTTAAGTTTATATAAAGGTAAATCCTCTACACCCAAAGCCTCAAATTCTATTTTGCTTTTTATCAGGGTATTTAAAAGATGAAACTGCAAAAAAGGACGCAAGCAAGGATCA
This genomic interval from Campylobacter sp. MIT 99-7217 contains the following:
- a CDS encoding thermonuclease family protein produces the protein MRKINYKDILNLRKTASDPKRLIMLLLAVVFAFLLNSFVLDDNIIKGKVVRVIDGDTIELLDFANEKYRIRFFGIDAPESKQDFGNKSKDYLASLIAGKEVQVIKKSKDKYGRIVGIVEFNGQDINKAMVANGYAWAYSYYTDAYVQDQKNAKSSKLGLWKSKNPIEPYEWRKHNRKEKE
- the cmoB gene encoding tRNA 5-methoxyuridine(34)/uridine 5-oxyacetic acid(34) synthase CmoB; the protein is MSNLKDKFLQSKEFEKIKALQDLDFTSSYELLDCININCDKNLDEKIKELVLDLKPWRKGPFKINELFIDAEWQSFVKFNLLKPFMHEIKDKIVADVGCNNGYYMFKMLEFSPAKLVGFDPCLRPFLQFHLLNTLIKSKIEFEALGVEDLPLYKLKFDVIFCLGVLYHRSDPIKMLKNLKMSLNKGGIVFLDTMYIEDEREIALIPRKTYSKISNIFFIPSILGLRNWCERAGFKEFEILALKQTDSFEQRKTAFSEGFSLEDFLDTKDKNFTCEGYEAPKRIYVKLKA